One stretch of Candidatus Bathyarchaeia archaeon DNA includes these proteins:
- the wtpA gene encoding tungstate ABC transporter substrate-binding protein WtpA → MKKTYATAAVIIAVILLASTYFFVLNNNPEEQQPKQVLKVYCATSLEYPLAIVEADFEEEYPNVDLQVQGHGTIQVIRHVTELNQELDVVMAADYSLIPTMMYPTKISGTDQSYGTYYIRFATNTMVLAYTNTSKYSDEINADNWYSILTRPDVKFGFANPQLAALGYRALTTIQLAQDYYNKPTLFHDLITDNMNPPINSIASGTGYTITVPDTQQPKNDKVTLRSSEIDLIALLQSGYLDYSFIYLSNARQYDFGYITLPDEINLGSPQQQSNYERVQVVYDHQRFATVNLDRTGENIYYGLTIPTNAPNPEWAEKFVEFVLAGQGKTDFDNCYHPIYTPAYTDHIENVPASLQSLVAAEP, encoded by the coding sequence ATGAAAAAAACCTACGCGACGGCGGCAGTGATCATAGCAGTGATCCTGCTTGCCTCCACCTACTTTTTTGTTTTAAACAACAACCCAGAAGAACAACAACCCAAACAAGTGCTCAAAGTTTACTGCGCCACCAGCCTCGAGTATCCACTGGCAATTGTAGAAGCTGACTTTGAGGAAGAATACCCCAACGTGGATTTACAGGTTCAGGGGCACGGAACAATCCAAGTAATCAGACACGTCACAGAGTTAAATCAAGAACTTGATGTGGTTATGGCAGCGGATTACTCGCTGATTCCAACCATGATGTACCCCACCAAAATTTCAGGCACCGACCAGAGCTACGGCACTTACTACATCCGATTCGCAACCAACACCATGGTTCTTGCGTACACCAACACCAGCAAATACTCCGACGAAATCAACGCCGACAACTGGTACTCCATCCTCACGCGTCCCGATGTGAAGTTCGGGTTTGCTAACCCACAACTGGCTGCACTGGGATACCGCGCTTTAACAACCATTCAACTCGCCCAAGACTACTACAACAAACCCACACTGTTTCACGACTTAATCACCGATAACATGAACCCGCCGATAAACTCCATCGCCAGCGGAACCGGCTACACCATCACCGTTCCCGACACGCAGCAGCCGAAAAACGACAAAGTCACTTTGCGGTCAAGCGAAATAGACTTAATTGCTCTGCTTCAGTCCGGGTACCTTGACTACTCATTCATTTACCTGAGCAACGCAAGACAGTACGATTTTGGCTACATAACGTTGCCTGACGAAATCAACTTGGGCTCGCCACAACAGCAAAGCAACTATGAACGCGTCCAAGTTGTCTATGACCACCAAAGATTTGCTACCGTGAACCTTGACCGCACGGGCGAAAACATCTACTACGGCTTAACCATACCCACCAATGCGCCAAACCCGGAATGGGCAGAAAAATTTGTAGAGTTTGTTTTGGCGGGACAGGGAAAAACCGACTTTGACAACTGCTACCACCCTATCTACACTCCAGCATACACTGACCACATCGAGAACGTTCCAGCAAGCCTGCAGTCACTTGTCGCTGCAGAACCCTAA
- a CDS encoding ABC transporter permease has translation MGWIKEKSLFIAASLILSVIMILFLMVPIIGTLTSSASGIPAALTDQRTLSAIWTSFYCAFIATAFMLLLGVPFAYLFTHTEFHGKKLLDSLIDIPILLPHNTAGIALFAILAPSYPIGAAFAKLGIGFVDTVWGIVAAMAFVSAPFMIRSAQEAFTSISPDMEKTGRSLGATRFKVFRHVTLPLAWRGILTGCLLTWARAVSEFGAVAIIAYFPKTAPIYLYDTFVTYGLNAALPVNAVLIILAITILLVFRATVLKSKKLIP, from the coding sequence GTGGGTTGGATAAAAGAGAAGTCCCTCTTCATCGCGGCATCCCTAATCTTAAGCGTAATTATGATACTGTTTCTGATGGTTCCAATAATAGGCACCTTGACAAGTTCAGCTTCAGGCATCCCCGCAGCCTTAACAGACCAAAGAACGCTTAGCGCAATATGGACCAGTTTTTACTGCGCCTTCATAGCCACAGCTTTCATGTTGCTGCTGGGCGTGCCATTTGCTTACCTGTTCACCCACACGGAATTTCACGGAAAAAAACTCCTTGACTCCTTAATCGACATCCCCATACTTTTGCCCCACAACACCGCAGGCATCGCCCTGTTTGCCATTCTGGCGCCAAGCTACCCCATCGGAGCCGCCTTCGCCAAGTTAGGCATAGGGTTTGTGGACACGGTGTGGGGCATCGTGGCGGCTATGGCGTTTGTCAGCGCCCCCTTCATGATACGCAGCGCCCAAGAAGCCTTCACCTCCATAAGCCCCGACATGGAAAAAACCGGGCGCAGCTTAGGCGCAACACGGTTCAAAGTATTTAGGCATGTTACTTTACCGCTGGCGTGGCGGGGCATCCTAACGGGGTGCTTACTGACATGGGCAAGAGCCGTCAGCGAATTCGGAGCCGTAGCCATAATCGCGTACTTCCCCAAAACCGCACCCATCTACCTCTACGACACCTTCGTCACATACGGGTTAAACGCGGCGCTTCCAGTGAATGCGGTACTGATAATTCTTGCCATCACGATTCTGCTGGTGTTTAGGGCAACTGTGTTGAAATCAAAAAAGCTGATACCGTAA
- a CDS encoding ABC transporter ATP-binding protein has product MALKLENITKTWRGFKLQNINLTVEKGEYCIILGPTGSGKTLLLETIMGFQKPDTGKVHLNGADITGQLPENRGLGYVSQNCTLFPHLNVQQNVEFGLKMQGTPQAQRSKIAQDTLKSLGIAALANRSPATLSGGEKQKTVIARVLAVKPTTILLDEPLTGLDPESSRELKAILKQIHKDGKTILHVTHNQVEGFSLGERMAIIKAGQIEQIGKTRDVFAQPKNRFVAGFLGYENIFPAQRAEQQNGVQLVHVGNMVLRSLTKPSTDRFSIAIRPEDINVNLTEVEKAAWNILEGNVVDFTDQGPHVAVTFEAGLPLMAVMTKSVFVEANLEVGQKVWLSFKPQAVRVIEEA; this is encoded by the coding sequence GTGGCACTGAAACTGGAAAACATCACAAAAACATGGCGCGGATTCAAACTTCAAAACATCAACCTAACAGTCGAAAAAGGTGAATACTGCATCATTTTAGGACCCACAGGGTCAGGCAAAACCTTGCTGCTGGAAACCATCATGGGCTTCCAAAAACCCGACACGGGCAAAGTTCACCTTAACGGAGCCGACATCACGGGTCAGCTGCCTGAAAACCGAGGCTTAGGCTACGTCTCCCAAAACTGCACTCTATTTCCCCACCTGAACGTGCAGCAAAACGTCGAGTTTGGCCTAAAAATGCAAGGCACCCCGCAGGCGCAGAGAAGCAAAATCGCCCAAGACACACTAAAATCTCTTGGAATTGCAGCGTTGGCAAATCGGTCACCAGCCACTTTGAGTGGAGGAGAAAAACAGAAAACCGTCATCGCGCGGGTTTTGGCGGTGAAGCCCACCACCATCCTGTTGGATGAACCATTGACGGGGTTGGACCCTGAATCTTCACGGGAGCTTAAAGCCATCCTCAAGCAAATTCACAAAGACGGCAAAACCATCCTACACGTAACCCATAACCAAGTGGAAGGCTTCAGCTTGGGCGAACGCATGGCAATCATAAAGGCGGGGCAGATAGAGCAAATAGGCAAAACCCGCGACGTCTTTGCTCAACCCAAAAACAGGTTTGTGGCAGGTTTCTTGGGTTACGAAAACATATTCCCCGCCCAAAGGGCAGAGCAACAAAACGGTGTACAGTTGGTTCATGTGGGGAACATGGTTTTGCGTTCATTAACAAAGCCCTCAACCGACAGGTTCAGTATTGCCATCCGCCCCGAAGACATCAACGTAAACCTCACAGAAGTGGAAAAGGCGGCGTGGAACATTTTGGAGGGAAATGTTGTGGACTTCACCGACCAGGGACCACACGTGGCGGTGACGTTTGAGGCGGGGCTACCCTTAATGGCGGTTATGACTAAAAGCGTGTTTGTGGAGGCAAATCTGGAGGTAGGGCAGAAGGTGTGGCTTTCCTTTAAGCCTCAAGCCGTGCGGGTAATCGAAGAAGCCTGA
- the hsp20 gene encoding archaeal heat shock protein Hsp20, with product MSSDDESFPEWTRRRKAPFGGDPFFGDIDRVFREMEKMMEHEFKDFTEKVPKDYVKERKLPDGSTVKEFGPFVYGYSMKIGPDGKPEFQEFGNIKKSQKGLPQVKQEREPLVDVVETGSEVRVVVELPGVEKTDIKLHGTEDSVEITVDTPQYKYGKEVMLPSKVRVHEAKSTYKNGVLEIVFPKVENSKPKGTLIDIG from the coding sequence ATGTCCTCAGATGACGAATCTTTCCCTGAATGGACACGGCGCCGCAAAGCTCCCTTTGGTGGAGACCCCTTCTTTGGAGACATTGACCGTGTTTTTCGCGAAATGGAAAAAATGATGGAGCATGAATTCAAGGATTTCACCGAGAAAGTTCCCAAAGATTACGTTAAAGAACGCAAACTTCCTGATGGAAGCACTGTTAAAGAGTTTGGGCCGTTTGTTTACGGGTACAGCATGAAGATTGGGCCTGATGGTAAACCTGAATTTCAAGAGTTTGGCAACATAAAGAAATCCCAAAAAGGGCTCCCTCAGGTTAAGCAGGAACGTGAACCTCTGGTGGATGTTGTGGAAACCGGCAGCGAAGTCCGTGTGGTGGTGGAGCTTCCGGGCGTGGAGAAAACTGACATTAAACTGCATGGCACCGAGGATTCTGTGGAGATTACGGTGGATACGCCCCAATACAAGTACGGCAAGGAAGTTATGTTGCCCTCAAAAGTCCGCGTGCACGAAGCCAAATCCACTTACAAAAATGGCGTGTTAGAAATCGTTTTCCCAAAAGTGGAGAACTCTAAACCTAAAGGAACCCTCATAGACATCGGCTAA
- a CDS encoding ATP-binding protein, translating into MEETRCRSLFDVSPDGVLLVTFEGNIFLANFNARQMLGITEKELKTKTIEDIGVSKEQLTAAFKGPDRTNNTRIELEVKGKEVPFYAEIFASTFVDCDGITKIIMKIRDISQRKKDAQSLEESEEKYHSLFQNMLNGFAYCKIITDENGEVEDFEYLEVNDAFEQITGLKKAEVTGKRVTEVIKGIKEAHPELFATYGRVAFTGKTEKFVIYFKPLKIWLSITAYCLKKGYFAAVFENVTEQKQNEKKLEEYSEGLEFTIAARTEELSNINDRLLKAERFAAIGELAGMVGHDLRNPLTAIKNAVYYLDRKQGPSMDAKTKEMFKVINNSVAHANKIIGNLLEYSKEISLEIEEATPKSLLDYILLMVQIPSHIKIQDRTQDNPIIWVDCNKIERVFINLIKNAIDAMPEGGTLEIRSRHVGEEVEFSFSDTGSGMTEQNKAKIFMPLFTTKAQGMGFGLAICKRIVDAHGGRISVESTLGKGTTFTVTLPVEQKLRVKEEENMIIQTDQYDALQHDLS; encoded by the coding sequence ATGGAAGAGACACGGTGCCGTAGCCTTTTTGATGTCAGCCCAGATGGGGTGTTGTTGGTGACATTTGAGGGGAACATTTTTTTAGCCAACTTTAACGCGCGGCAAATGCTGGGTATAACTGAAAAAGAGCTGAAAACCAAAACCATTGAAGATATAGGAGTAAGCAAGGAGCAGCTAACAGCAGCATTCAAAGGACCAGACCGAACAAACAATACAAGAATCGAGCTGGAAGTTAAAGGCAAAGAAGTCCCCTTTTACGCGGAGATTTTCGCCAGCACTTTTGTGGACTGCGATGGCATAACCAAAATAATTATGAAAATAAGAGACATCAGTCAACGCAAAAAAGATGCCCAATCACTCGAGGAAAGCGAAGAAAAATATCACTCGCTTTTTCAAAATATGCTAAACGGCTTTGCATACTGCAAAATCATCACGGACGAAAATGGTGAAGTGGAAGACTTTGAATACCTCGAAGTCAACGACGCGTTTGAGCAGATAACGGGACTTAAAAAAGCTGAGGTTACAGGAAAAAGAGTCACTGAAGTAATCAAAGGCATAAAAGAAGCCCATCCTGAACTGTTCGCAACCTATGGCAGGGTAGCCTTCACGGGAAAAACAGAGAAATTTGTGATTTATTTCAAACCGTTAAAAATTTGGCTTTCAATTACAGCGTACTGTCTTAAAAAAGGCTACTTCGCGGCGGTCTTTGAAAACGTCACGGAACAAAAACAGAACGAGAAAAAGCTGGAAGAGTACTCTGAAGGGTTAGAATTCACCATTGCCGCCCGAACTGAAGAGTTATCCAACATTAATGACCGCCTTTTGAAGGCTGAAAGGTTTGCAGCCATCGGCGAGTTGGCGGGCATGGTTGGGCATGACTTGCGCAACCCATTAACCGCCATAAAAAACGCTGTTTATTATCTGGACAGAAAACAAGGTCCCTCAATGGATGCAAAGACCAAAGAAATGTTTAAGGTAATTAACAATTCAGTTGCGCATGCTAACAAGATTATAGGTAACCTGCTTGAATACTCCAAAGAGATAAGTTTAGAAATCGAAGAAGCCACACCTAAATCGCTTCTTGACTACATACTGTTAATGGTTCAAATTCCGTCACACATAAAAATACAGGACCGCACCCAAGATAACCCCATAATTTGGGTGGACTGCAACAAAATTGAGAGAGTGTTCATAAACCTCATAAAAAACGCAATTGACGCCATGCCTGAAGGGGGGACACTGGAGATAAGAAGCCGCCATGTCGGGGAAGAAGTGGAGTTTAGTTTTTCTGACACAGGCTCAGGCATGACGGAGCAGAACAAAGCCAAAATCTTCATGCCGCTGTTCACCACAAAAGCGCAGGGTATGGGTTTTGGGTTAGCCATATGTAAACGCATTGTTGACGCCCACGGGGGCAGAATCAGCGTAGAAAGCACATTGGGCAAAGGAACCACGTTCACAGTGACTCTTCCCGTGGAACAAAAACTTCGGGTCAAAGAAGAGGAAAACATGATAATTCAAACAGACCAATACGATGCCCTCCAACATGACCTGAGTTAA
- a CDS encoding metallophosphoesterase produces the protein MPHPAALVKTAAKRTLIIADPHLGWEMALQEKGIYVPSQMPRLLEKLLVLLSEFKPDGLLVLGDVKYTVTANEPGEWHDIPDFFDELYGKVKEIGIIRGNHDANLEPMLPQGVIMHPATGLVEGDVGMFHGHKWPSPLLLQCKTLFMGHLHPVVVFHDPAGVKLTRQIWLKANCNTEFFARLLLQKNGVKLQGTAAETVKKHYGFEPQTKQLFVMPSFNDFLGGRPINEAYHKRGVEGEALVGPVLRSKAVDVENSEAYLLDGTYLGTYSQLTRF, from the coding sequence ATGCCTCACCCTGCAGCCTTGGTGAAAACAGCCGCCAAACGCACCCTGATTATCGCTGACCCGCATTTGGGGTGGGAGATGGCGCTTCAAGAGAAAGGCATCTACGTGCCAAGCCAGATGCCGCGGCTTCTTGAAAAACTCCTTGTGCTGCTCTCAGAGTTTAAGCCTGATGGTCTGCTGGTTTTGGGAGACGTAAAATACACCGTGACTGCCAATGAGCCTGGCGAGTGGCATGACATACCTGACTTTTTTGATGAACTTTACGGGAAAGTGAAAGAAATCGGCATCATCCGGGGCAACCACGACGCCAACCTTGAACCCATGCTTCCCCAAGGCGTAATCATGCATCCCGCAACTGGCTTAGTTGAGGGCGACGTGGGTATGTTTCATGGACACAAATGGCCTTCCCCCCTGTTGTTGCAGTGCAAAACGCTTTTCATGGGGCATCTACATCCGGTGGTGGTTTTCCATGACCCTGCAGGAGTGAAGTTGACGCGGCAAATCTGGTTAAAAGCCAACTGCAACACCGAATTTTTTGCGCGACTTCTACTGCAGAAAAACGGCGTGAAACTCCAAGGCACCGCTGCTGAAACTGTGAAGAAGCATTACGGTTTTGAGCCTCAAACCAAACAGTTGTTTGTTATGCCCAGTTTTAATGACTTTTTAGGTGGCAGACCTATAAACGAAGCATACCACAAGAGAGGCGTTGAAGGCGAGGCGTTGGTTGGTCCTGTTCTGCGTTCCAAAGCGGTGGATGTAGAAAACTCGGAGGCGTATCTCTTGGACGGGACTTATCTGGGAACATACAGCCAGCTTACGCGTTTTTAA
- a CDS encoding inositol monophosphatase family protein: MVQSFDWQPIFLECKTKVAANLQPLLKTLKDPQPDLGRGAGGDQMKLVDLAAEKALVDVLLRHDVSFTLVSEESGIKTYGNQPNDCYVTVDPIDGTTNLTRGLPFYCSSIAVSQKPLLSDVYAAMVTDLRHGDAYIAAKGKGAFCNNEKITTSTVTSLTEALIGLDLNTYKAKEVAPQLSELIQETRHIRHFGANALELCFVAAGLTDAFVDIRGKLRTTDVAAGFLILQEAGGLLSAPNGEAFDVPLDPRQTLKFVASGNSAIHQSILQLLKPK, translated from the coding sequence ATGGTGCAAAGTTTTGATTGGCAGCCCATCTTTCTTGAATGCAAAACAAAAGTCGCCGCCAACTTGCAGCCGTTGCTTAAAACTCTTAAGGACCCGCAGCCTGACTTGGGCAGGGGCGCGGGTGGAGACCAGATGAAGCTGGTGGATTTGGCGGCGGAAAAAGCCCTCGTGGATGTTCTTCTGCGGCATGATGTGTCGTTTACGTTGGTGAGTGAGGAGTCAGGCATAAAAACCTACGGTAATCAACCTAACGACTGCTACGTCACAGTTGACCCCATTGACGGAACCACCAACCTAACCCGCGGGCTGCCCTTCTACTGCTCCTCCATAGCCGTCTCCCAAAAACCCTTACTCTCCGACGTTTACGCCGCCATGGTGACGGACCTGCGTCACGGCGACGCCTACATCGCCGCCAAGGGCAAGGGCGCCTTTTGTAACAACGAAAAAATCACAACCTCCACCGTCACTTCCCTTACAGAAGCCCTCATTGGCTTAGACTTGAACACCTACAAAGCCAAAGAAGTGGCACCTCAACTGTCGGAGCTAATTCAGGAAACCAGGCATATCCGGCATTTCGGCGCCAACGCGTTGGAACTCTGCTTTGTTGCAGCAGGCTTAACCGACGCGTTTGTGGACATCCGCGGGAAACTGCGGACAACCGATGTGGCTGCTGGCTTTTTGATTCTTCAGGAGGCAGGCGGTTTGCTCTCAGCGCCCAACGGGGAAGCATTTGATGTCCCGTTAGACCCAAGGCAGACGTTAAAGTTTGTGGCGTCAGGCAACTCCGCAATTCACCAGTCCATCCTGCAGCTGCTTAAGCCAAAGTAG
- a CDS encoding NAD(P)-dependent alcohol dehydrogenase produces the protein MKAIIWTKYGAPEVLQLQEVDKPTPKDNEVLIKVHATTVTAGECEIRSLKLPFWLRVSLQLWLGIRKPRKKILGQEVAGEVEAVGNDVERFRKGDQVFGTTGFSFGADAQYVCLPVKPQEGNLAIKPANVTFQEAAALPLGGLEALHFLRKGNIQSGQKVLIVGAGGSIGTFAVQLARYCGAEVTGVDRAEKLDMIRSLGAAHVIDYAREDFTKNGETYDAVLDVVGKSPFSGSVKSLKPNGRYLLANPSLSDMLRGRWTSIRGGGKKVIFGASDAKPEDLIYLQDLLAAGTIKTVIGKSFRLEDIVEAHHYVESGQKKGNVVITVEHDYGKVGLA, from the coding sequence TTGAAAGCAATCATATGGACAAAATATGGCGCCCCAGAGGTTCTGCAACTGCAAGAAGTAGACAAGCCTACTCCAAAAGACAACGAAGTTCTGATAAAGGTACATGCGACGACGGTGACGGCGGGGGAATGCGAAATTCGGAGTTTAAAGTTGCCATTTTGGCTCCGGGTTTCTTTGCAGTTGTGGCTGGGAATTAGAAAGCCAAGGAAGAAAATTTTGGGGCAAGAGGTAGCGGGGGAAGTTGAAGCAGTGGGCAATGATGTGGAACGGTTTCGGAAGGGCGACCAAGTTTTTGGAACCACGGGTTTCAGTTTCGGCGCCGACGCCCAATACGTTTGCTTACCTGTAAAACCTCAAGAAGGGAACCTGGCGATAAAACCAGCCAACGTAACCTTTCAGGAAGCTGCAGCCTTGCCGTTAGGCGGGCTTGAAGCGCTCCATTTTCTCAGGAAAGGAAACATCCAGTCGGGGCAGAAAGTGCTGATTGTGGGGGCAGGCGGAAGCATAGGCACCTTTGCGGTGCAGCTTGCCCGCTACTGTGGCGCAGAAGTTACGGGTGTTGATCGCGCAGAAAAACTTGACATGATACGCTCCCTCGGGGCAGCCCACGTTATTGACTACGCCAGAGAGGACTTTACTAAAAACGGTGAAACCTACGATGCCGTCCTTGATGTAGTGGGCAAGAGCCCCTTTTCGGGCAGTGTCAAATCGCTCAAGCCCAATGGACGGTATCTTTTGGCAAACCCAAGTCTGTCAGATATGCTTCGAGGGCGTTGGACCTCGATAAGGGGCGGCGGCAAGAAGGTAATATTTGGAGCATCGGACGCAAAGCCGGAAGATTTGATTTATCTCCAAGACCTGCTTGCAGCAGGAACGATAAAAACAGTCATAGGCAAAAGTTTTCGGTTGGAGGATATTGTCGAGGCACACCACTACGTGGAGAGCGGACAAAAAAAGGGAAACGTAGTTATTACGGTAGAGCACGATTACGGGAAGGTTGGTTTGGCTTGA
- a CDS encoding flavodoxin family protein — MKSLIVVYSYHHLNTQKIAEVFAKVLGAELKTPQQTNPTELGDYEVAGFGAGIDSGKHYKELLDFADRLPQVDGKKAFIFSTSGVSNPKYKQKIHTELREKLQAKGYQIVDEFNCHGFNTNSFLKVFGGMNKGRPDAKDLKNAEAFAVNLKQKLQP; from the coding sequence TTGAAATCGTTAATCGTTGTGTATTCGTATCATCACCTGAACACCCAAAAAATCGCCGAGGTCTTTGCAAAGGTTCTTGGGGCAGAACTCAAAACGCCACAGCAAACAAACCCAACTGAACTGGGGGATTATGAGGTGGCGGGGTTTGGCGCGGGGATAGACAGCGGAAAACACTACAAGGAACTGCTCGACTTCGCAGATAGGCTTCCGCAGGTGGATGGCAAGAAGGCATTCATTTTTTCAACCAGCGGCGTTTCAAACCCCAAGTACAAGCAGAAAATCCATACGGAGCTTAGGGAGAAACTGCAGGCGAAGGGTTACCAGATTGTTGATGAGTTTAACTGCCACGGGTTTAACACAAACAGCTTTCTTAAGGTGTTTGGCGGCATGAACAAGGGCAGACCCGACGCAAAAGACCTCAAAAACGCAGAGGCGTTTGCAGTGAACCTAAAACAAAAACTACAACCTTAA
- the rpiA gene encoding ribose-5-phosphate isomerase RpiA, with protein MQVSPDVEKRNAAYAAVEHVKDGMVVGLGSGTTAAYAILALGERRQHESLQILGVPSSYQAFQLAVQTGIPITTLEEHPLVDVNIDGADQIDPQLNLIKGMGAALVREKIVAASSRHNIFVADQKKKVHVLGEGNHLVPIEVVPFAVALVRDRIQKLGGIPLLRETKGKLGPVISDNGNIIMDATFGDIATPAELEQRLKMIPGVVETGLFLGLTDIVYLGAGSKVEKLERKRN; from the coding sequence ATGCAAGTTTCCCCTGATGTTGAAAAACGTAACGCCGCCTACGCCGCAGTGGAGCACGTCAAAGACGGCATGGTTGTGGGTTTAGGAAGTGGAACCACCGCCGCTTACGCCATCCTCGCGTTGGGTGAGCGCCGCCAACACGAAAGCCTCCAAATTCTGGGTGTTCCTAGCAGCTACCAAGCCTTCCAGTTAGCCGTCCAAACAGGCATCCCCATAACTACACTTGAAGAGCACCCACTTGTTGACGTAAACATTGACGGCGCCGACCAAATTGACCCCCAACTGAACCTGATTAAAGGCATGGGCGCCGCGCTTGTGCGCGAAAAAATCGTCGCTGCCTCATCCCGACACAACATCTTTGTAGCCGACCAAAAAAAGAAAGTGCATGTGCTGGGCGAAGGCAACCACCTTGTACCTATTGAGGTTGTGCCGTTTGCTGTGGCACTGGTACGTGACCGCATTCAGAAGCTGGGCGGAATCCCCCTGTTGCGGGAAACCAAAGGCAAGCTTGGACCCGTGATTTCTGATAACGGCAACATTATCATGGATGCCACCTTCGGCGACATAGCCACTCCCGCGGAGTTGGAGCAGCGGCTCAAAATGATTCCGGGCGTGGTTGAAACGGGGCTGTTTTTGGGTTTAACTGACATCGTTTACTTGGGCGCTGGGTCTAAGGTGGAGAAGCTGGAGCGAAAAAGAAACTAG
- a CDS encoding FeoB-associated Cys-rich membrane protein yields the protein MALDETATIIITVLVAIIVVLACALVIYAMRKRAKPVVAAAATASAKEPELETLLSAPSFASSSPFRVTKSVQATQAVHAKDELRILDLEREILGDAIRRLYEAHAEGKITEAERERLAGSYKSRMMSVKNSIAKDETIVALHELESMQQDLMKLFSERFGELTGKVEELRGRIDIKPVVREVKVPMPKPQVPVVPDQMEKDDEEAEESAEPEPEKEKPKRPRKPPQERQKSEAEQRIDAIRNQIDEVMNKLGQMEIES from the coding sequence ATGGCTCTCGACGAGACGGCAACTATCATCATCACTGTTCTAGTGGCGATAATCGTCGTTCTCGCCTGTGCACTTGTCATTTACGCCATGCGTAAACGCGCCAAACCCGTCGTGGCCGCCGCTGCCACAGCTTCTGCCAAAGAACCCGAACTCGAAACGCTTCTCTCGGCGCCTTCGTTTGCTTCCTCTTCTCCGTTTCGCGTTACTAAAAGCGTCCAAGCAACTCAGGCAGTGCATGCCAAAGACGAACTGCGCATCCTTGATTTAGAACGTGAAATCTTGGGTGATGCAATTCGGCGATTGTACGAAGCGCATGCGGAGGGCAAAATTACTGAGGCCGAGCGGGAACGCTTGGCTGGCAGCTACAAATCCCGCATGATGTCGGTTAAAAACTCCATAGCCAAAGACGAAACCATCGTTGCACTGCACGAGTTGGAAAGCATGCAGCAGGACCTCATGAAGCTTTTCAGCGAACGCTTTGGTGAGTTGACGGGTAAAGTGGAGGAGCTGCGTGGACGCATAGACATCAAACCCGTTGTTAGAGAAGTTAAAGTTCCCATGCCTAAACCGCAAGTTCCTGTGGTTCCCGACCAGATGGAGAAAGATGACGAAGAAGCCGAAGAGTCAGCCGAACCTGAGCCTGAAAAAGAAAAACCCAAACGACCCCGCAAACCTCCACAGGAACGGCAAAAATCCGAAGCGGAACAGCGCATTGACGCCATTCGAAACCAGATTGATGAGGTCATGAATAAACTTGGGCAAATGGAGATTGAATCATAA